The following are encoded together in the Labrus mixtus chromosome 2, fLabMix1.1, whole genome shotgun sequence genome:
- the LOC132954966 gene encoding rab11 family-interacting protein 4A-like gives MDEECLPEPEHLLIFVRKLKEVFDVCDADSDGLILLEDLVQLGSQFGKAEQVKNLVRCLDCDSLGRISFKDFCGGVLTMKGYVDILKKKSGAQFTTRPYETAKRSCKLFR, from the exons ATGGATGAAGAGTGTTTACCGGAGCCGGAGCACCTGCTGATATTTGTGAGGAAACTCAAAGAGGTGTTTGACGTGTGTGACGCGGACTCGGACGGTCTCATCCTCCTTGAAGACTTGGTGCAGTTGGGGTCGCAGTTTGGTAAAGCAGAACAG GTGAAGAATTTGGTCAGATGTCTGGACTGCGACTCTCTCGGTAGGATCAGCTTCAAAGACTTCTGCGGTGGTGTCCTCACCATGAAAG gTTATGTTGACatactaaaaaagaaaagtggggCACAGTTCACCACAAGGCCGTATGAGACAGCTAAGAGAAGCTGCAAG cTCTTCAGATGA
- the LOC132991760 gene encoding uncharacterized protein LOC132991760: MQVVGGRKSFWIYPLLLSFQHFWGRLSASTSPPSLPAPNLDIHLRTEGSVVLVCRASQGHRGVLFMLYRYRDMVDSWGVQSGAEEVQFTVRVQGGDSGRLELFCCLYKDQAGRYSAFSPYLQLESQTEHHNLSRRKPTTILTPTQPGPTNFLPLPTLVLQQQTDVWHLLCRGSPAYPGGLFSLYLADQELPVAVQRANLIHHQVTFPVPVQDTPLVLYQCQYSVLLGKKWSNSERSLPLAVSRGLPPPSSDLPRVDWPLVLGSFSAVVLFLCSLALVVVVAHRKVKAAAEEKKKREEAQFWTQVHSKDHVVDLTLRRRSFTSQEWASADRTTEGGSRSPLWNSMSTFTSPIH, encoded by the exons ATGCAGGTTGTTGGTGGTAGAAAATCATTTTGGATTTACCCTCTACTACTTTCCTTTCAACATTTTTGGG GAAGACTATCAGCCTCCACGTCCCCTCCCAGTCTTCCAGCTCCTAATCTTGACATCCACCTGAGGACCGAGGGATCAGTGGTATTGGTCTGCAGGGCCTCGCAGGGCCACCGAGGGGTCCTCTTCATGCTGTACAGATACAGAGATATG GTGGACTCTTGGGGGGTGCAGTCAGGCGCTGAGGAGGTACAGTTCACTGTGAGGGTGCAGGGCGGAGATTCAGGCCGACTTGAGCTCTTCTGCTGTCTGTACAAAGACCAGGCCGGTCGATACAGTGCCTTCAGTCCCTATTTGCAGCTGGAGTCCCAAACGG AGCACCATAATCTCTCCAGGAGAAAGCCAACAACAATCCTGACTCCTACGCAGCCCGGGCCGACAA ATTTCTTGCCGCTGCCCACCCttgttctgcagcagcagacagacgTGTGGCATTTGCTCTGCAGAGGCTCTCCTGCGTACCCCGGTGGTCTGTTCTCCCTCTACCTGGCTGATCAAGAACTCCCTGTTGCCGTTCAACGTGCCAACTTGATTCACCATCAGGTCACCTTCCCTGTGCCGGTCCAGGACACTCCACTGGTTTTATACCAGTGCCAGTACAGCGTCCTACTTGGAAAAAAATGGAGCAACTCTGAACGGAGCCTCCCATTGGCTGTCTCAAGAG gACTTCCCCCTCCATCATCAG ATTTACCCCGTGTGGACTGGCCTCTTGTTCTGGGCTCTTTCTCTGCTgtggttttgtttctctgttcgCTGGCacttgtggttgttgtggcacACAGGAAAG taaaagcagcagcagaagaaaagaaaaaaag agagGAAGCACAGTTTTGGACTCAAGTTCATTCTAAGGATCATGTTGTTG accTGACCCTCAGACGTAGAAGCTTCACCTCTCAG GAATGGGCCAGTGCTGACAGGACTACAGAGGGCGGCTCCAGATCTCCTTTATGGAACTCAATGTCTACATTCACGAGCCCAATCCATTAG